One window of Nymphaea colorata isolate Beijing-Zhang1983 chromosome 11, ASM883128v2, whole genome shotgun sequence genomic DNA carries:
- the LOC116264827 gene encoding glycosyltransferase BC10-like, which produces MKQGKELNFQVETIMLCCLLCGSGMIVGMIIGFYMKPYVGPADYEYLPTTYLALTPAIPPPCPASSSSSPALLKEWIAPSQLMHSMTDEELMWRASMVPRVADYPHKRVPKVAFMFLTRGPIPLGPFWEKFFKGHDGLFSIYVHGPPLYDVEASDCSVFCRRRIPSQAVHWGRSSMLDAERRLLANALLDFSNQRFVLVSESCIPLFNFSTIYDYLMGSNHSFVGVLDDPSKAGRGRYSQRMWPDVRLSDWRKGSQWFEVDRKLAVEIVSDRKYYALFRDHCTPPCYVDEHYLPTLVSKHYGSVNANRSLTFVDWSRGGSHPATFGRKDTTVRLLRRMRSTGRCGYSLNSRSVCFLFARKFSPTALAPLMRIGPLLMAFDP; this is translated from the exons ATGAAGCAAGGGAAGGAATTGAACTTCCAGGTAGAGACCATCATGCTGTGCTGCTTACTATGTGGATCAGGAATGATAGTAGGGATGATCATTGGCTTCTATATGAAGCCATATGTTGGGCCTGCTGATTATGAGTATCTGCCCACAACATATTTGGCCCTAACACCAGCCATTCCTCCTCCTTGTCCTGCTTCTTCAAGTTCATCACCAGCCCTACTCAAAGAGTGGATTGCTCCCTCACAGCTGATGCACTCGATGACTGATGAAGAGCTGATGTGGCGCGCTTCGATGGTGCCACGTGTTGCGGACTACCCACACAAAAGAGTTCCAAAGGTGGCATTCATGTTCTTGACAAGAGGCCCCATTCCACTGGGGCCATTTTGGGAGAAGTTCTTCAAGGGACATGATGGTCTTTTTTCCATTTACGTTCACGGCCCGCCCTTGTATGACGTGGAGGCTTCTGATTGCTCGGTTTTTTGCCGGAGGAGGATCCCTAGCCAG GCCGTGCACTGGGGACGGTCATCGATGCTCGACGCGGAGCGGCGCCTGCTAGCCAACGCGCTGCTCGACTTCTCCAACCAACGGTTCGTGCTGGTGTCCGAATCCTGCATCCCGTTGTTCAATTTCTCGACGATCTACGACTACCTTATGGGCTCGAACCACTCCTTCGTCGGAGTCCTTGACGACCCAAGCAAAGCCGGCCGGGGGCGCTACAGCCAACGAATGTGGCCGGACGTTAGGCTTTCCGACTGGCGGAAGGGCTCGCAGTGGTTCGAAGTCGACCGGAAACTGGCCGTAGAGATTGTCTCCGACCGGAAATACTACGCCCTGTTTAGAGACCATTGCACACCGCCCTGTTACGTCGACGAGCACTACCTGCCCACACTCGTGAGCAAACATTATGGCTCGGTCAACGCCAACCGGAGCCTGACTTTCGTTGACTGGTCCAGGGGCGGGTCGCACCCGGCGACGTTCGGGCGCAAGGATACGACGGTCAGGTTGCTGAGGCGGATGAGGTCCACGGGTCGGTGCGGGTACAGTCTCAACAGCAGATCCGTTTGTTTTCTCTTCGCTAGGAAATTTTCTCCCACTGCACTTGCACCTTTGATGCGGATCGGGCCACTTCTCATGGCCTTTGATCCATGA
- the LOC116263963 gene encoding glycosyltransferase BC10-like: MERKLDQQHPRAGEPIHFLKFRCYPSNLIPHFVLFAFGITLGVLASFQIPTYLPILNRAVTASNLFPLNVSANNPPLCDQIHGKNSSRSPPCHVCNVTISRPNCSATRSQPSLDEQQCRSSRTRLDHTACVNDSEHTNSSRHSDSMNTEVGAGELREWIRPPSVMHGMSDEQLLWRASMVPKVEEYPFKRVPKVAFLFLTRGPLPLAPLWERFFKGNDGKYSIYIHTRPSYNGSASQQSVFHGRRIPSKKVTWGNLNMVEAERRLLANALLDFSNQRFVLVSESCIPIFPFFVVYDYLINSSQSFVEIYDDPSLSGRSRYSDRMYPVIKRRQWRKGSQWFEMDRKLAVEIVGDRKYFREFVKIKGRRHRCPDEHYIPTMVNIEFGAWNSNRSVTYVDWSADKAHPATFKRWDVTADLMKRLRGGSQCIYNGELTSVCYLFARKFHPDALDRLMNLGHKVLGF, from the exons ATGGAGCGGAAGCTTGATCAGCAACATCCTCGGGCGGGTGAGCCGATTCATTTCTTGAAATTCAGGTGCTACCCGTCTAATCTCATCCCCCACTTTGTTCTCTTCGCCTTTGGCATCACTCTTGGTGTCCTTGCCAGCTTTCAGATCCCTACCTACCTTCCCATTTTGAATCGAGCAGTAACAGCTTCTAACCTATTTCCTCTCAACGTTTCTGCAAATAATCCCCCCCTCTGCGATCAGATTCACGGCAAAAACTCTTCACGTTCTCCTCCCTGTCATGTTTGTAACGTAACAATTAGCAGACCCAATTGCAGCGCCACAAGATCACAGCCCTCGTTAGATGAACAACAGTGCAGATCTTCTCGAACCAGACTTGATCACACTGCCTGTGTTAATGATTCAGAGCACACGAATTCTTCGAGGCATTCGGATAGCATGAACACAGAAGTGGGCGCAGGTGAACTCAGGGAATGGATACGGCCTCCTTCTGTGATGCATGGAATGAGTGATGAGCAACTTTTGTGGAGGGCGTCCATGGTTCCCAAGGTGGAAGAGTATCCATTTAAGAGGGTCCCCAAGgttgccttcctcttcttgaCAAGGGGACCTCTTCCCTTAGCACCTCTGTGGGAGAGATTCTTCAAGGGAAATGATGGTAAGTACTCAATTTATATTCATACCAGACCCTCCTACAATGGATCAGCCTCTCAGCAATCGGTTTTCCATGGAAGAAGAATACCAAGCAAG AAAGTAACGTGGGGAAATCTCAACATGGTAGAAGCGGAGCGCCGCCTACTCGCGAACGCGCTGCTCGACTTCTCGAACCAGAGGTTCGTGCTCGTGTCCGAGTCGTGCATCCCCATCTTCCCGTTCTTCGTCGTCTACGACTACCTCATCAACTCGAGCCAGTCCTTTGTTGAGATATACGATGATCCGAGTCTGTCCGGCCGCAGCCGGTACAGCGATCGAATGTACCCCGTCATCAAGCGCCGGCAATGGCGAAAAGGGTCGCAGTGGTTCGAGATGGATCGGAAGCTCGCCGTGGAGATCGTCGGAGACAGGAAGTATTTCAGGGAGTTTGTTAAGATCAAGGGACGCCGGCATCGTTGCCCGGACGAGCATTACATTCCGACGATGGTGAACATAGAGTTCGGGGCCTGGAATTCGAACAGGAGCGTGACCTATGTGGACTGGTCTGCGGACAAGGCTCACCCAGCCACGTTTAAGCGGTGGGACGTGACCGCTGACTTGATGAAGAGACTGAGAGGTGGAAGCCAGTGCATTTATAATGGGGAATTGACATCTGTCTGCTACCTGTTTGCTAGGAAGTTCCACCCTGATGCTTTGGATAGACTGATGAATTTGGGACACAAGGTCCTTGGATTTTAG
- the LOC116264948 gene encoding glycosyltransferase BC10-like codes for MEKKKPDDHQHVQAGIHPFRSQFYPTNLIPNCLLFALGITFCFIASFHISRHLSIFNPSGFSFFLLPLQSAANASAGLNPTREKAGTETEGDTEHHTVNHGMEDDELFWRAAMVSKIHSRQSHRRVPKVAFLFLTRGSLPLAPLWERFFKGHDDKYSIYVHTDPSYKVAVPMQSIFYGRRIPSREVKWGHISLVQAERRLLANALLDPSNQRFMILSESCIPLFPFTTIYDYLINSTQSFVDVYDDPRPFGRGRYDSRMAPLIRLGQWRKGLAWFEVDRRIAVEIVSDNTYFPLFDKFPVPVPDEHYFPTLMNIRFGPWGANRSLTYVDWSKGGPHPAGFGRLDITYDLLWKMRHGNRCVYNGHETSLCTLFARKFFPDSLDTLLDMASQALGF; via the exons atggagaagaagaaacctgATGATCACCAACACGTCCAAGCTGGTATTCATCCCTTTAGGTCTCAGTTTTACCCGACCAACCTCATCCCCAACTGTCTCCTCTTTGCCCTTGGAATCACCTTCTGTTTCATTGCCAGCTTCCATATCAGCAGACACCTCTCCATATTCAATCCCTCAGGATTCagcttcttcctccttccacTTCAGAGTGCAGCAAATGCTTCCGCCGGCCTCAATCCGACAAGGGAGAAGGCCGGAACTGAGACGGAGGGAGATACAGAGCATCACACTGTCAATCATGGCATGGAAGACGATGAGTTATTTTGGAGGGCAGCCATGGTTTCGAAGATCCACAGCAGGCAGTCCCACAGGCGAGTCCCCAAGGTGGCCTTCCTCTTCCTAACAAGGGGATCCCTTCCCTTGGCACCCTTGTGGGAGAGGTTCTTCAAGGGACATGATGATAAGTACTCGATTTATGTCCACACCGATCCCTCCTACAAAGTTGCTGTGCCAATGCAATCAATCTTTTATGGAAGACGAATACCAAGCAGG GAAGTTAAATGGGGACATATTAGCCTAGTGCAAGCTGAGCGCCGGCTTCTCGCAAATGCGCTGCTCGATCCATCGAACCAGAGGTTCATGATCTTGTCAGAATCTTGCATCCCCCTCTTCCCCTTCACCACCATCTACGACTACCTCATCAACTCCACGCAGTCTTTTGTAGATGTATATGATGATCCACGGCCTTTCGGCCGGGGCCGATACGATAGTCGCATGGCTCCTCTCATCAGACTCGGGCAATGGAGGAAAGGGCTGGCGTGGTTCGAGGTGGATAGAAGAATTGCAGTGGAGATAGTTTCAGATAATACTTACTTTCCTCTGTTTGACAAGTTCCCGGTTCCAGTTCCTGATGAGCACTATTTTCCCACTCTCATGAACATAAGGTTCGGCCCGTGGGGCGCCAATAGGAGCTTAACGTATGTCGATTGGTCTAAGGGTGGGCCTCACCCAGCTGGCTTTGGTAGGCTAGATATCACATACGACTTGCTGTGGAAAATGAGGCATGGAAATAGGTGCGTGTATAATGGGCATGAGACATCTCTTTGCACCCTGTTTGCTAGAAAATTTTTCCCTGATTCATTAGATACATTACTAGACATGGCATCCCAAGCCTTAGGATTCTAG
- the LOC116263588 gene encoding glycosyltransferase BC10-like, producing MERKKPDHQHHEAQGLIHSFLKFHFYQLSSHFLLLAFGITIGLIAGFHASGNLTFILNPEAMNLRLQEQKGASASAAYHNMTDEELLWKASMIPNIEKYPNKRVPKIAFLFMVRGPLPFAPLWEKFFKGYDGNFSIYVHPHPTYNESVPEQSVFYGRRIPSKDVRWGAISVVHAERRLLANALLDFSNEWFVILSEACVPLVPFSTVYDYLMKSNLSFLDIEEPSANSRIRYKDHMVPHIKIDQWRKGSLWFQVNRKTAVGMISDQTYLPLFGSICCSDEHYFQTLVYMKFGAWCANRSLTYVDWHGPVYPNRFGKSNLTLELLGKMRGGNGCKYNGKETTLCNLFARKFVPDALDVLLKWGRDAVGF from the exons ATGGAAAGGAAAAAGCCTGATCACCAGCATCATGAAGCTCAAGGGCTAATTCACAGTTTCTTGAAGTTTCATTTCTACCAACTTTCCtcccactttcttctcttggcCTTCGGCATCACGATCGGTCTCATTGCCGGCTTCCATGCCTCCGGCAACCTGACCTTCATACTCAATCCAGAGGCCATGAACTTGAGATTACAGGAGCAGAAAGGCGCCAGCGCGAGCGCTGCATATCATAACATGACAGATGAAGAATTGCTGTGGAAGGCTTCCATGATCCCCAACATTGAGAAATACCCCAACAAAAGAGTCCCCAAAATCGCCTTCCTCTTCATGGTAAGAGGACCCCTTCCCTTCGCGCCCTTGTGGGAGAAGTTCTTCAAGGGATATGATGGCAACTTCTCAATCTACGTGCATCCTCACCCCACTTACAATGAATCGGTCCCCGAACAGTCAGTCTTTTATGGGAGACGCATACCAAGCAAG GATGTGAGGTGGGGAGCGATCAGCGTGGTACATGCAGAGCGGCGCCTCCTCGCGAATGCACTGCTCGATTTCTCGAACGAATGGTTCGTGATTCTGTCAGAAGCTTGCGTCCCTCTGGTCCCCTTCAGCACAGTATATGACTACCTCATGAAATCCAACTTGTCGTTCCTAGATATAGAAGAACCGAGTGCCAATTCGAGGATAAGGTACAAGGATCACATGGTGCCGCACATCAAAATCGATCAATGGCGAAAAGGGTCCTTGTGGTTTCAGGTGAACAGGAAAACAGCGGTGGGGATGATCTCAGACCAGACCTACCTTCCTCTGTTTGGAAGCATCTGCTGTTCTGATGAGCACTACTTTCAAACGCTTGTATACATGAAATTCGGGGCTTGGTGTGCAAACAGGAGCTTGACATATGTGGATTGGCACGGCCCTGTTTACCCAAATAGATTTGGCAAGTCAAATCTCACACTGGAGTTGTTGGGGAAAATGAGGGGAGGAAATGGGTGCAAGTACAATGGGAAGGAGACTACTCTCTGCAACTTATTTGCTAGGAAGTTTGTTCCTGATGCGTTAGATGTGTTGCTCAAATGGGGGCGTGACGCTGTAggattttaa